TACGCGAGCTGGGTTCAGAACGTCGTGAGACAGTTCGGTCCCTATCCGTCGTGGGCGCAGGAAATTTGAGAGGAGCTGTCCTTAGTACGAGAGGACCGGGATGGACGCACCGCTGGTGTACCAGTTGTCTTGCCAAAGGCATCGCTGGGTAGCTATGTGCGGAAGGGATAAGTGCTGAAAGCATCTAAGCATGAAGCCCCCCTCAAGATGAGATTTCCCATCTAGCAATAGAGTAAGATCCCTGAAAGATGATCAGGTTGATAGGTTCGAGGTGGACGTGTGGTGACACATGGAGCTGACGAATACTAATCGATCGAGGACTTAACCACACACATGCGATTCTTGTCACCCTTCGTTATTTAGTTTTGAAAGAATGAATTTTCTTTCAAACATAGCCTGGTAATAAGGGCAAAGAGGCCACACCCGTTCCCATGCCGAACACGGAAGTTAAGCTCTTTAGCGCCGATGGTAGTTGGGGGTCTCCCCCTGTGAGAGTAGGACGTTGCCAGGCAAAAATAAAAACCACTAATAACTTAACTGTTGTTAGTGGTTTTTTGTATTTATATTTTAAAGAAGTAAAAAATCTGTCCTTATTTGGAAGGTGCTTTCGAAGCACACGCCTCTAGGGTGGAGGTGGATCTATGTTGGCTACAGTACGTCGATGAAAAGGATGTTCTAGCATCAACGTTTCCACAGGACGTGTCTGTACTTAGCCCGAATTCCAATGTATGTGTCGCTAGACGGACTCATGCCTCTTTCTTGTATGGGGAACTTCATATTTATTTCACCTCAAAAAATTATCGCTATTAAAAAAGTAATGCTCCTACTATGTACAATTAATCTATTGTTTTATTTTCAGGGAAATAGAACTTAACAATCAAAATAAAACGATTGTTATAACAATGTTTAAGAGCAAAACAAGAAAGCAAAAGCTGACGATATAAAATAAGATAGAAAGGCGTTTCTTTAATATCTTCTTTTGTTGCTTATTAATAAATAGCTAGCCCTCCTCACTAAAAAAGAAATCCTTTTTCTTTAAGGATACATTTAAAACTAAGCCAAAACCGATCATTGTAGTAAGAATCGAACTTCCTCCATAACTCATTAGCGGAAGAGGAATTCCTGTTATTGGAATTAATCCAATGACCATCCCAATGTTTTGAAATACGTGGAACGAAATTAACGACATCATACCAATGCATATGAGTGACTCAAATAATTTGTCTTTGTTTTTTACAAAGATGAACACCATTCTAAAAATAATCAAAAAATATAATGAAATTAATAAGCTAGCACCTAAAAATCCAAACTCTTCTGCTACTATTGCGAAAATAAAATCAGTATGGGATTCTGGGACTTTGACTTGATTATTATCAAATCCAACCCCATTCATCATGCCTGAACCAACCGCTAAAATAGACTGCTTTAATTGATATCCAATACCTTGGGCATACGAAAAAGGATCTAACCAGGAATAAATTCGATTTAACTGATATTCATCAAAAACTTTTAGTAACAGCTGTGGATTAATCAGAAAGATACCTGTAAGTGAAGCAATAATAATTATTCCCGAGATAAAAATTAACAAGTCAATTCTCCAATTTATAGATAAAAAGATCATACCAAGAGTTATAATAACCATGACTAAAGACGTGCCAAAATCATTCTGTAAATAAGTTAAAGATATAGGTATTAATGATAGAACTCCGATTTTTAGCATGAGCTTATATTCGCTAGCTAAGATTGTCATTGAGTGGTTTTCTCTATGGCGTGCTATTACATAAGAGAGCATTAAGATTAAAAAGATTTTCATAAACTCTGATGGTTGAATCGATCCTATCCCTTTAATAACAAACCATGATTTTGCCCCATTCCTTACAGGAGCAATTGTATTAGGAGCTAATAAAACACTAATTAACATTAATATGCCAATTATATAGGCGATTGGTGTCAATTTCATAACTGCTTCAAAATCAAAATAAAAAATACACAATACAATGATTAGTCCAATAATGAACCAGGCTATTTGCTTCAATAAGTACTCATCTTTAATTAACGCATTTTGTTGAGCACTGTACATACATATACAGCTAAATATCATAAGTAAAAAGATATAAAAGAAAAGGTTATAATCAAAGTTATTTTTATGTTTAGTCAAATTAATCACCATAATATGTTTTGTAAATGCATTCTTCCCTATGTGATTGTATAACAAAGGTGAATAACATTAATTACAATATTGGAACAATCAATAATTTTTTACAAATGTATTCAAGTGAAGACTTTTAAGAATTTTGGATCTGAGTCAAATTTTCGGACACAAAAAAGTTAGTTCACTTTAATACCTATGCTCGAAGAAAACTTGTTTTATTTTGACGCTTGACAGGGTCCCTCCGCGGGCGTGATTCTGTTGCCGAGAAACCAGATGCTCCGACATCGGCATCGCCAAAGGAGGCTATCATGCCCGCTACTCCCTATAAAGCTTGATTCACACATGTTAGAGAGTCGCTATGCGCATGCCCGAATGCTGTCTTCTACTTCTTGTGGAGTTCGATACCCGATACTTCCATGGATTCTTTTTCGATTGTACCAGCCTTCAATATATTGAAATAAAGCCATGTTAGCCGATTGATAGTTCAGGTATTTAACTTGATGGACTTCTTCTTTTTTCAAAATGGCGTGAAATGATTCAATACAAGCATTATCATATGGGCAACCTTTACGGCTAAATGAATGTTTGATCCCCTTGGAACGGATGGATTCTGCAAATTCTTCACTTGTATATTGAGAGCCTAAATCCGAATGAAAGATGAGCTCCTTTTTAGGAGATTGCGTTTCATACGCATGATTCAGTGCTTTTATCACTAGGTCTGTCGTCATCGTTTTTGAAAAGGCATAACCTATGATTTTCTTAGAATGTAAATCCATCACTGAAGCTAAGTAGCACCAACCATCTTTAATCGTATGGATATACGTAATATCTCCCACCCATTTTTCATTAATCGTTGTGGTGGTAAAGTCTCGGTTTAATAAGTTTCCTTGTTCTGTTACTTGGTGCTGACTAGTATAAGGGCGATATTTCCTTTGTATAATGGAGCGGATTCCAACTTTTTTCATTAGCCTTTGAACTCTTTTTAGACTCACGGAAAATCCTTTTTTTTTTCGAGTTCCATATGAATTTTGGGTGCTCCGTACCGTTTTTTACTATCTGTATGAATTTCTATCATTTCTTTGGTTAGTTCCTTGTTCTCACGATCACGATTAGACTCTGTTTCATGTAGTGATTGATAATACGTACTTCTTGGAATATCTAAGACTTCACACAGTGCTTGTATAGGGTGTTGATCTTTATACTTTTCAATCGTAGCGGCTAACTCAGTTTTACTTACTTTTTCGCGAATATGGCCATAGCCTTTTTTAATATTTCATTCTCCTCCTGAAGGCGGCGCATTTGTTTTTTTAATTGGATTAAATCGTCCGTCGTAACGGTCGAACCATCTTCTAAATCGATTGGAGAGAATCGTTTAATCCATTTATAAATCGTTACTTCAGACACGCCATATTCGCTACTTAGATTGCTTACTGAGTTGCCAGAATGATAAAGATTAACCACCGTTTTTTTGAAGTCTTCATTGAATTTTTTATTAACACCTTGGTTACCCATCAAGGACACATCCTTTCGTTTTTTATTATAGTCAATAATTAGAAAGCTTAACTAAGGTGTGTCCATGAAACTATACTAGCATCCTTTGTTAAGACTAATTGTCGATAGAAATGATCATAATAAAAAAAGAGAAATAAAAATGTACATATAACCAGTGTTAATTAGTTGAAATTTTATTTGGAAGTGTCTATAGTAAAGATAAGGTCAAATATAGTCAAAGTCAATTGAAGGAGGGGGCTATGAGAAACATATCTGATATAATTGAACAATATTTGAAAAATGTTCTAGACACTAGTGGGAAAGAAATTGTTGAAATTAAGCGAAGTGAAATAGCGGAGCGTTTTCAATGTGTGCCCTCTCAAATCAATTATGTGATCAATACACGTTTTACTGTTGAAAAAGGGTATTTAGTTGAAAGTAAACGTGGTGTGGGGGAGGGTATATCCGTATTATTAAAGTGAAAGCACACGATCATGCCCACTTGCTATCACAACTTATTGACTTAATAGGTAACCATTTAACACAGGCAGCAGCTGAGAATATCATATTAAGAATGATTGAAGAAAAAGTGGTTACAGAAAGAGAAGCAAGACTTATGCTTAGCGTTATTGATCGATCTGTTCTATACTTGGGTATTCCTGAACGAGATGAGGCTTCGTTCTCGTATTATGAAGGCGATGCTTCATTCACTGAAATATAAATAAATGGGGTGATTTTAAATGGTTTGTCAAGAATGTAAAGAGAGACCTGCCACCTTGCATTTCACAAAAATTATAAACGGGGAGAAAACCGAAATCCACTTGTGTGAAAAGTGCGCACAAGAAAATTCTAATTTTTCCTCTATAAACAACAATGCGGGCTTTACGATTCACAATTTGCTTAGTGGTTTTTTGAACAATAACAATATGGAAATTAATCCTGTCTTTCAAGAAAAACAAGTAACAAAGTGTGAAAAGTGTAACTTAACCTTTGCACAGTTCCAAAAAGTCGGTCGTTTTGGATGTTCAAACTGCTACAAAACATTTGCGGATCAAATTCATCCAATGTTAAGAAGGGTTCATAGTGGCAATACTGTCCATGCAGGAAAGCTACCAAAAAGACTAGGTGGCAATTTAAAATTGAAGAAACAGTTAACATCCTTGAAAGAGCAGTTAAAACAGTTGATTTCAACAGAACAATTTGAAAAAGCTTCAGAAGTGAGAGATGAAATTCGTTCCCTAGAAGCAAGAATGAACAAGGGGGAATATTAAATGTCATTAAAAAAATTCATGAGTCAAGCAATGAGTGCCTGGATGAGTAACGAAGGACCTAACAGTGATATTGTGATGAGTAGCAGAATTAGATTAGCAAGGAATTTAGAGCCTTATAAGTTTCCAATCATTTCGAATGGAGACGGGGAGAAAGTAATAAATGATATTGAAGAAAAAATTGTTCCTAAACCCTTTCAAGGTAAAAAGTTAGAAATATTAAAAATGAGTGATTTAAAGCCAATTGAAAAAAAGGGTGCTGATGGAAAAACACTTAATTAGTCCTTATTTGATAGAAGACCATGCGCATAGCGCGTGTTTATTATCCGAAGAAGAAGAAATTAGCATCATGGTAAATGAAGAAGATCATATTCGTATTCAATGTCTTTTCCCAGGTTTTCAGTTACAAGAAGCATTAAACATGGCAAATGACTTAGATGATTGGATTGAAGAGGAAGTAGCCTATGCTTTTGATGAACAGAAAGGGTATTTAACGAGCTGCCCTACAAACGTAGGGACCGGTCTTAGAGCTTCTGTCATGATGCATCTTCCAGCGTTAGTCATGACAAAACAAATCAATCGAATTATTCCTGCTATCAACCAATTAGGGTTAGTTGTTAGAGGGATTTACGGAGAAGGAAGTCAAGCATTAGGAAATATCTTTCAAGTATCAAACCAATTAACGTTGGGGAAATCAGAGGAAGATATTGTAGATGACTTGAAAAGTGTAGTCGACCAATTAATTACACAAGAAAGATCAGCAAGAGAGGCTTTATATAAAACATCAAAACTACAGTTAGAAGATCGCATCTTTCGTTCATATGGTATTTTGGCAAATAGTCGTATTATTGAATCTAAAGAAACGGCCAATCGCTTATCAGATGTTAGACTAGGCATTGATTTAGGGATTATAAAAAATATGTCTAGAAATATAATGAATGAACTCATGGTGTTAACTCAACCAGGATTCTTGCGCAATATGCAGGAGGAACATTAACGTCTGATGAAAGAGATATAAGAAGAGCAACATTAATAAGAGAAAGATTAGCATTTGATAAAGAAATGGAGGATGATGAAAAATGATGTTTGGTAGATTTACTGAGCGAGCTCAAAAAGTATTAGCATTAGCGCAAGAGGAAGCTGTCCGTTTAGGTCATAATAATATTGGTACGGAACATGTATTATTAGGTTTAGTACGTGAAGGTGATGGCATTGCTGCAAAGGCACTAGACGCACTGGGTTTAAGCAATGAAAAGATTCAGTCAGAAGTTGAGAACTTAATTGGTAAAGGCGAGCAAGGGTCGCAAACCATTCACTATACACCTAGAGCTAAAAAAGTAATTGAGTTATCAATGGATGAGGCAAGAAAATTAGGTCACTCATATGTTGGTACTGAACATATTTTATTAGGACTTATTCGTGAAGGGGAAGGGGTAGCCTGCAAGAGTTTTGAACAATTTAGGAGTAAGTCTCAACAAAGCACGTCAACAAGTGTTACAACTTTTAGGGAGTAATGAGTCATCTAGTTCTCATCAAGGTGGCGCAATGAATAGTGCGAACACACCAACATTAGATAGTCTGGCAAGAGATTTGACCGTTATTGCAAGAGAGGGAACGCTTGATCCTGTTATTGGAAGAAGTAAAGAGATTCAGCGTGTAATAGAAGTGTTAAGTAGACGTACAAAAAATAACCCTGTTCTTATTGGAGAGCCAGGAGTAGGGAAAACAGCTATTGCAGAAGGGTTAGCACAACAAATTGTTCAAAACGAAGTCCCAGAAATTTTACGAGATAAGCGTGTAATGACACTTGATATGGGTACGGTCGTTGCAGGAACGAAGTATCGAGGAGAATTTGAAGATCGTTTGAAAAAAGTAATGGATGAAATTCGTCAAGCGGGCAACATTATTTTATTTATTGATGAACTTCATACCTTAATTGGAGCTGGGGGTGCAGAAGGAGCGATTGATGCATCTAACATTTTAAAACCAGCTTTAGCTAGAGGAGAGCTTCAATGCATCGGCGCAACGACTCTTGATGAATACCGTAAATATATAGAAAAGGATGCTGCGCTAGAGAGAAGGTTTCAACCAATCCAAGTAAATGAACCGACTGCGGAAGAAAGTATTCAAATATTAAATGGATTACGTGATCGTTATGAAGCACATCACCGAGTAACGATTACAGATGAAGCGATTGAAGCGGCTGTTAAGTTGTCAGATCGGTATATTTCTGATCGCTATTTGCCAGATAAAGCAATTGATCTCATTGATGAAGCTGGATCAAAAGTAAGGTTAAGATCTTTCACAACTCCACCAAACTTAAAAGAGCTTGAGCAAGATTTAGAAGAAGTGAGAAAAGAAAAAGATGCTGCCGTTCAAAGTCAAGAGTTCGAAAAAGCGGCATCACTTCGAGACTCTGAGCAACGTTTACGTGAAAAATTAGAAGCAACGAAAAAAACGTGGAAACAGAAGCAGGGACAAGAAAATAGTGAAGTGACAATTGATGATATTGCGATTGTCGTATCAAACTGGACGGGAGTACCTGTATCAAAACTTGCTCAAACCGAAACAGATAAATTATTGAAACTAGAGGAGATCCTTCATTCAAGAGTAATTGGTCAGGATGAAGCTGTAGAAGCTGTTTCAAAAGCAGTTCGCCGTGCACGAGCAGGTCTAAAAGATCCAAAACGTCCAATAGGATCGTTCATATTCCTTGGACCAACAGGAGTAGGTAAGACAGAGCTTGCTAGAGCCCTTGCCGAATCCATGTTTGGTGATGAAGATGCGATGATTCGAATTGATATGTCTGAATATATGGAGAAACATTCAACTTCTCGTCTTGTAGGGTCACCTCCAGGTTATGTTGGTCATGAAGAAGGAGGACAATTAACTGAAAAGGTGCGTAGAAAACCTTATTCAGTTGTGTTATTAGATGAAGTTGAAAAGGCACATCCGGATGTCTTTAATATTCTCTTGCAAGTTTTAGAAGATGGACGTTTAACAGATTCAAAAGGACGTTCGGTAGACTTTAGAAATACTATTGTAATTATGACATCCAATGTAGGAGCGAGTGAGCTGAAAAGAAATAAATATGTTGGATTTAACGTTCAAGATGACTCACAAAATTATAAAGATATGAAAGATAAGGTGATGGGAGAATTAAAACGTGCTTTCAGACCTGAATTCTTGAACAGAATAGACGAAATCATTGTCTTCCATTCACTTGAGAAAAAACACTTAAAGGAAATTACAACGTTAATGGTCGAGCAACTAGCGAAGAGATTGCTGGAACAAGACTTGCAAATTTCTTTAACAGATGAGGCGAAGGAAAAACTGTGTGAAGTTGGCTATGACGTTGAATACGGAGCAAGACCATTGCGTAGATCCATTCAGAAAAATGTCGAGGATCGTTTATCAGAAGAGCTACTAAAAGGGACAATTAAAAAAGGGAAACAAATTGTGATTGATATTGAAGGTGATGATTTTGTTGTGAAATCACCTGAGACAGTGAAGTGATTTTTTTTAAAAAAGTTAAGAGCTCTACCAACTTTGGTAGGGCTCTTTTAAAAATAATCGCTTGCGCTTTTCGTAAAAGTGCGTGTTCAAAAAGTAGGGGGAAAAGTGCCGAGAAGAACGAGGCGACTAGTTAAAGGATCACAGGCTAAGTTCAGCCACGTCGCGAGAGCAACGCCTGCGCTAGCCCGTCCTGGGCATCGAAGCACCACAGTGTACGTTAAGGAAAAGGATCACGAGCTAAAGGAGGAACGTCAACTAACAGCGGTCACGTCCTGTGACCAACGCTTGCGCTAGCACATCGTGTGCATTGCCATCCTAGGGACAACGCTCGTGCTAGCCAATCCTGGCGTCGGAGCTTGGAATAGCGAGACAACAAAGTTATTCGACAACAATTTTTCATGACTTTTTGAACAACCTCTAAAAGGTAAAAATGTATAAACTCTGTACTTAATGGGAAGGTGCTTTCATTGTTGTATAGCTTAAGACTCTACACCGGAGACGCCTAGAGGAATTAGGTTCACAGGACGTGGGTTTAATTAGTTGATGTTCCTTATACATGTGGTCATTAATCGTGCGCGTACGCTTTCTTAATAATTGTATGAATATTACAATGTGATAAAAATACAATATAATAGCCCACAATTTTCAAAGGTTTAGAAAACCTCTTTTTCCTCTCGTATAGTATAATCCTATACAATAACTCCAAATTCATATATTAATTAATATTGACCTTTAAAGAAATGAGGAACAACGGATGGCGAAGACGAAAGTTAAATTTATATGTCAATCATGTGGGTATGAATCTGCAAAATGGATGGGGAAATGTCCTGGTTGTGGGCAATGGAACTCAATGGTTGAAGAAAAAATAAAAACCAATAAAACGAATCGCGGGGTGTTTCAACATTCCGATAATATAAAGCTTAGTAAGCCTACCTCAATTATGACGATTGAAACAAAAGAAGAACCTAGAATTAATACAACCATAAATGAGTTAAATCGAGTTTTAGGTGGAGGGATTGTAAATGGATCACTCGTACTAATTGGCGGTGACCCAGGAATCGGGAAATCGACCTTATTACTTCAGGCATGTGCAAGACTTTCTGAAACGGAAAAAAAGGTACTTTATGTTTCAGGAGAAGAGTCTGTCAAACAAACTAAGCTTAGGGCCAATCGTTTATCGATAGCAACAAAAAACTTGTTTATTCTAGCAGAAACAGATTTAGAAAATATCACTAAAGTGATTCATGAAATGAATCCAGATTTTATTGTGATTGACTCCATTCAAACGATTTATCATAACCAAGTAACTTCAGCTCCAGGAAGTGTTTCACAAGTTCGAGAATGTACAGGCGAACTAATGAGAATTGCGAAAACGAACGGAGTTCCGATCTTTATCGTTGGACACGTGACGAAGGAAGGATCCATTGCAGGCCCAAGGCTTTTAGAACATATGGTGGATACAGTTTTATATTTTGAAGGAGAAAGGCATCATACTTTTCGTATTTTACGAGCAGTCAAGAACCGTTTTGGGTCAACAAATGAAATGGGTATTTTCGAAATGAAAGAAACGGGATTAGAGGAAGTTCTTAATCCTTCGGAAATTTTTCTCGAGGAGCGTTCACAAGGTGCAGCTGGTTCTGCCGTTGTGGCTTCAATGGAAGGTACTAGACCTGTATTAGTTGAAATTCAGGCATTAATCGCGCCCACTAGTTATGGTAACCCAAGAAGGATGGCGACGGGATTAGATCATAATCGAGTCTCTTTACTGATGGCTGTATTAGAAAAACGAGTAGGACTCTTACTACAAAATCAAGATGCTTATTTGAAAGTTGCCGGTGGAGTCAAACTGGATGAACCAGCAGTTGATTTAGCAGTTGCTATTAGTATCGCATCAAGCTTTAAAGATCTTCCTACAAGGTCTACAGATGTCTTTTTTGGTGAAGTAGGATTAACGGGTGAGATCAGGCGTGTATCTAGGGTTGAACAACGTGTGCAAGAAGCTGTGAAGCTAGGCTTTAAAAGAATTATTTTACCTAAGGCAAATATAGGAGGATGGACAAAACCAGCAGAGGTTGAAGTTATAGGAGTTGTTAATATTTCAGAAGCTCTATCCCATGCGCTAGGAGGATAGGAAATGACAAAAAAATCAATGAACTTGGAAGGCGTATTAAAGATGATCGCACCAGGTACACCTTTGAGAGAGGGAATTGATAATATTTTACGGGCTAATACGGGTGGGTTAATTGTGATTGGATACAAAGAATCGGTGAAAGGCATAGTGGAAGGAGGGTTTTATATTAACGCTCCTTTCTCACCGGCCTATATATACGAATTAGCCAAGATGGACGGTGCGCTAATATTAAATGATAGTGCAAGCAAAATACTGTTTGCAAATGTCCAATTAACTCCTAATGCTGCTGTTTCATCTAGTGAGACGGGAATGCGTCATCGAACGGCTGAGCGTGTTGCTAAACAAACAGGAGGTTTAGTTATTGCTGTATCACAAAGAAGAAATGTCATTACGTTATATTTTGGTGAACAGCGTTATGTACTCGGTGATTTAGGTGTTGTTTTAACCAAGGCCAATCAGGCTATTCAAACGATGGAGAAGTATCGATTACTCTTGATGGAGCCATCAGACACATAACGAGTCTTGAGTTTGACGGCCTTGTAACGTACGAAGAGGTGTTACAAGTTCTGCATAGAGTTGAAATGGTCTTGAAAATTAAATTAGAGATGAAACTATATATGCACGAGTTAGGCTGCGAGGGTAAGCTCATTAAAATGCAAATGGATGAGCTCTTACTAAATATTGAAAAAGAAGCTTCTTTAGTTGTGAAAGACTATAGTTTCGAAATGATCAATCAACCCCAGGAAGTTATCGAGCAACTACAACAATTATCCAATGCAGAGTTATTAGATGATACCGTTTTATTAAAGAAGCTTGGATATGACCAAGATATTAATAAAGAAGAAATGGTCATCCCTAGAGGGTACCGAATTTTAAGCAAAATACCTAGAATACCCTTTTCTGTAATGGATAATGTCGTTCGAACTTTTGGTAATTTAAAGAATATTAAGCGCTCATCTGTATCACAATTAGATGAGGTCGAAGGAATAGGGGCTGTTAGGGCGAAGAAAATAAAAGAAAGTTTAAAAAGGTTAGAACAACAGTATACAATAGATAGCAAATTTTAAAAAACAATGTATATTTGTGCTATAATAGGTGAACACTAATGATTGTTTTAGAAATACTCATAATGACTTGTCTACTGGTTGATGTGGAATTATTATTGAGATGTTCGTCGAAGTAAAAATGCTTTCATTATACCTTTTTTTGCAAATCAGTATCAATCAGGTTACAATTCATTAAAACATAATTTCACATCGTTTGTTTTTGGTAAATACGTTTATAATGATTAAGAGGAGGTGAAGGTATGCTTAAAAGAAGTATACAGGTGATTTTCTTATTATTAGGAGGTACTCTTGGAATCTTTTTTATCCCGCACTTATTACGTTTATTTAATTTAACAGACATACCTTTTATTAATACACCGTATGTGACTGCTATTTTAGGAGCTATTATATTTTATGCCTTAACCTTTTTATTTGTTGATCAAATTGTTCGATGGATCAATAGTATTGAGGAATTACTTGTTAAAAAACCAATAACCGATATTTTATTTGGTAGTTTAGGGTTAGTAATTGGACTCATCATTGCCTATTTATTAGGAATTCCGATAAAAGAACTACCGTACGCGCCATTTAATTCAATCATTCCGATCTTTTTAACCGTGTTATTAGGTTATTTAGGGTTTCAGATCGGTCATAAGAAAAAAGATGAATTACAAAATTTATTCTCGGTGCCTAATAAAAATCGAAACAAAAAAGATCTAGAAAACGAGGATGAACCATCTTCGAGTAATCGATTAAAAATATTAGATACTAGTGTGATAATTGATGGTCGTATTGCGGATATTTGTCAAACAGGCTTTTTAGAAGGGACGATTGTTATTCCGCAATTTGTTTTAGAAGAACTTCAGCATATTGCTGATAGCTCAGATGTCCTTAAAAGGAATAGGGGACGAAGAGGATTAGATGTCCTAAATCGAATTCAAAAAGAGTTAGCGAACAATGTAGAAATTTATGAAGGCGATTTTGAAGATATTCAAGAGGTTGATAGTAAATTAGTCAAACTAGGTAAAATTACATCGGGAATGGTGGTAACAAACGACTTTAATCTCAATAAAGTTTGCGACCTCCAAGGAGTTGCTGTTCTCAATATTAATGATTTAGCAAATGCGGTAAAGCCCGTAGTATTACCTGGAGAAGAGATGAATGTTCAAGTAATAAAAGATGGTAAAGAGCATAACCAAGGTGTGGCTTACCTAGATGATGGAACGATGATTGTTGTGGAGGAAGGAAGAGACTATATCGGACAGCAAATCGATGTTTTAGTCACAAGCGTTCTTCAAACATCTGCAGGTAGAATGATCTTTGCTAAACCGAAAATGTTGGAGAAAGCTTTATAAGGGGAATGCTGAATGAAGTATACTGTCGTTGTAGTAGCTGCAGGTAAAGGGACGAGAATGAAAGCAGAACAAAGCAAGCAATTGATCAAACTCAATTCAATTCCTATATTTATTCATACGCTAAATATTTTCGAGAATGACCCTAATTGTCAAAGGGTCATTCTCGTTATTAATGAAAAAGAAGAGAATGAAATTAGAAACAACCTATTAAAATTTAACATTAAAAAAGTTAAAGATTTAGTTCCTGGAGGAAAAGAGCGACAAGAGAGTGTTTATAAAGGCTTGCAGCTAGTTAATCCTGATTCAGTCGTTCTTATTCATGATGGGGCTAGACCTTTTGTGTCTATTAATAAACTTAAGGAGTTAGTAGTTAACGCTTCAGAAATAGGTGCCGCTACTTTAGCTGTCCGTGTGAAAGATACGGTAAAAAAGGTTGGAACAGAAGGTCATGTAGTTGAAACACTTGATCGATCATGCTTGTGGGCGGTTCATACTCCACAAGCTTTTACTCTCTCAAAAATACTTCACGCTCATCAATATGCTAGAGAAAAAAATATGATAGCAACAGATGATTGTAGCTTATTGGAATCAATCGGTGATAAAGTAGCTATCGTAGAAGATGATTATATGAATATAAAGATTACAACCCCGGAGGATCTTGTGTTTGCAAAGGCGATACTAGAATATAAAAGTAGCTGTCACACATGATTTTCATTTAATTCTTCCTGATATGTTTTAAATGGATTCGATGAGGGAAGAGAACTTTATTTATATTAAGAAAACAAGCATAAGGGACAGCATTTATATATACATATCCTGTTCATTGAAAAGAGAGGAGAAGATAAGGTGATGAGAATCGGACAAGGGTTTGATGTACATGAACTTGTAGAGGGGAAGACCTTTGATTATTGGAGCTGTAGAAATCCCATATGAAAAAGGCCTCATAGGTCACTCAGATGCTGATGTTTTATTACATACAGTGGCAGATGCATGTTTAGGTGCAATTGCAAAAGGAG
This portion of the Bacillus carboniphilus genome encodes:
- the ispD gene encoding 2-C-methyl-D-erythritol 4-phosphate cytidylyltransferase, whose amino-acid sequence is MKYTVVVVAAGKGTRMKAEQSKQLIKLNSIPIFIHTLNIFENDPNCQRVILVINEKEENEIRNNLLKFNIKKVKDLVPGGKERQESVYKGLQLVNPDSVVLIHDGARPFVSINKLKELVVNASEIGAATLAVRVKDTVKKVGTEGHVVETLDRSCLWAVHTPQAFTLSKILHAHQYAREKNMIATDDCSLLESIGDKVAIVEDDYMNIKITTPEDLVFAKAILEYKSSCHT
- a CDS encoding CtsR family transcriptional regulator, producing MRNISDIIEQYLKNVLDTSGKEIVEIKRSEIAERFQCVPSQINYVINTRFTVEKGYLVESKRGVGEGISVLLK
- a CDS encoding UvrB/UvrC motif-containing protein produces the protein MVCQECKERPATLHFTKIINGEKTEIHLCEKCAQENSNFSSINNNAGFTIHNLLSGFLNNNNMEINPVFQEKQVTKCEKCNLTFAQFQKVGRFGCSNCYKTFADQIHPMLRRVHSGNTVHAGKLPKRLGGNLKLKKQLTSLKEQLKQLISTEQFEKASEVRDEIRSLEARMNKGEY
- the radA gene encoding DNA repair protein RadA, which translates into the protein MAKTKVKFICQSCGYESAKWMGKCPGCGQWNSMVEEKIKTNKTNRGVFQHSDNIKLSKPTSIMTIETKEEPRINTTINELNRVLGGGIVNGSLVLIGGDPGIGKSTLLLQACARLSETEKKVLYVSGEESVKQTKLRANRLSIATKNLFILAETDLENITKVIHEMNPDFIVIDSIQTIYHNQVTSAPGSVSQVRECTGELMRIAKTNGVPIFIVGHVTKEGSIAGPRLLEHMVDTVLYFEGERHHTFRILRAVKNRFGSTNEMGIFEMKETGLEEVLNPSEIFLEERSQGAAGSAVVASMEGTRPVLVEIQALIAPTSYGNPRRMATGLDHNRVSLLMAVLEKRVGLLLQNQDAYLKVAGGVKLDEPAVDLAVAISIASSFKDLPTRSTDVFFGEVGLTGEIRRVSRVEQRVQEAVKLGFKRIILPKANIGGWTKPAEVEVIGVVNISEALSHALGG
- a CDS encoding PIN/TRAM domain-containing protein, whose amino-acid sequence is MLKRSIQVIFLLLGGTLGIFFIPHLLRLFNLTDIPFINTPYVTAILGAIIFYALTFLFVDQIVRWINSIEELLVKKPITDILFGSLGLVIGLIIAYLLGIPIKELPYAPFNSIIPIFLTVLLGYLGFQIGHKKKDELQNLFSVPNKNRNKKDLENEDEPSSSNRLKILDTSVIIDGRIADICQTGFLEGTIVIPQFVLEELQHIADSSDVLKRNRGRRGLDVLNRIQKELANNVEIYEGDFEDIQEVDSKLVKLGKITSGMVVTNDFNLNKVCDLQGVAVLNINDLANAVKPVVLPGEEMNVQVIKDGKEHNQGVAYLDDGTMIVVEEGRDYIGQQIDVLVTSVLQTSAGRMIFAKPKMLEKAL
- a CDS encoding FtsW/RodA/SpoVE family cell cycle protein, whose amino-acid sequence is MTKHKNNFDYNLFFYIFLLMIFSCICMYSAQQNALIKDEYLLKQIAWFIIGLIIVLCIFYFDFEAVMKLTPIAYIIGILMLISVLLAPNTIAPVRNGAKSWFVIKGIGSIQPSEFMKIFLILMLSYVIARHRENHSMTILASEYKLMLKIGVLSLIPISLTYLQNDFGTSLVMVIITLGMIFLSINWRIDLLIFISGIIIIASLTGIFLINPQLLLKVFDEYQLNRIYSWLDPFSYAQGIGYQLKQSILAVGSGMMNGVGFDNNQVKVPESHTDFIFAIVAEEFGFLGASLLISLYFLIIFRMVFIFVKNKDKLFESLICIGMMSLISFHVFQNIGMVIGLIPITGIPLPLMSYGGSSILTTMIGFGLVLNVSLKKKDFFFSEEG